A window of Pseudomonas denitrificans (nom. rej.) genomic DNA:
GGTCATCCGTCTTCTCCTGCTGTGAGTCGTGATCTTGCCGTCGCAAGCCCATCGCCTGCCGTTGCTCCCGCGTGCGCGCCTGAAGCGCCTGGTCCTGCTGGGCCTGGCGCTGGCCAGCGTGCCGCTGGCCGCCTGCGAGAAGACCCTGCGCTGGGATGACGACCCGCCCTTCAGCATGCAATTGCCCGACGGCAGCGTCGGCGGGCTCTACGTCGAGCTGAATCGCACTGTGCTGGAGCGCCTGGGGTGCGAGGTGCGGATGGTCAAGCTGCCCTGGGCTCGGGCGCTCAAGGAACTCGAACTCGGTCGCCTCGACGTGCTGCCCGGGGCCTTCCGCAAGCCCGAGCGCGAGGCCTACGCCTGGTTCTCCGGTACCGTGCTGCCACCGTCGCGCAACATCCTCTTCGTCCGTCGCGGCCTGCCCCAGTTGGGCAGCCTGCAGCAGCTTTCCGACCTGCCCGGCAGCGACTTCCGCCTCGGCGCGCAGATCGACGTTTCCTACGGTGAACCCTATCGCCAGTTGATGGCCGACCCCGACTTCGCCGCGCGGGTGTTCTTCAATCCCAGCCGCAGCAACCTCTGGCACATGGTCGACAAGGGCCGAATCGACGGCATCATCGCCGATGAGCACAGCGGCCAGTACGAACTGCAGCAGTTGGGCCTGGCCAAGCGCATCGAGCCCACCAGCGTGGTGGTGTCAGCGGAGTCGGCGGAAGTCGCCTTCAGCAAGCGTACCCAGGACGAGGACTTCGTCCGTCGCTACGCGCAGACGCTGAAGACGCTGGTGGACGCGGGCGAGGATCGGCGCATCCTGCAGCACTACGTCAGCAACTGACGGATTCCCGCGTCAGGGCTTGCGCCAGAGATTGGTGCGGCGGGCCTTGGCCTCGTGCTCTTCGAACTGGTACTGGCCGACTTCCTCGGGCGTCTGCGCATCGCTCTGCCGCCAGCGTGCGAGGCCGATGCTCAGCTGGGCCCGGCCGATATCCAGGGTGTGACCGCAGTTCGGGCATTCCGCCGGGGTGACCCAGACTGCCGCGCGAAGGCTGCCATCGGCAAGCTGCTCGGCGTGCTTGAGGGTGGCGCTCTTGCCCAGGGCGAGCTGCACCAGGGCCGCACGGGAGCGCTGGCCGAAGGGCTGTTCCAGTTCCGGGGCGGTGATGCCACGCAGGTGGATGGTGGTATCGCCGCCGTCCGCGCGCTGGCAGGTTAGCTGGTCGCCGCTGAACACGGCCGTCACCTGGCATTCCTCATCCGCGTGGCCGGCGAGGGGAAGGAAGGAAAGTACGAGCAGTGCGGCGGGAACGAATCGCATGGAGCCTCCGGTGGACCCCGTCAGCATAACCGCTGCGAGCGTCCACCGGAGCCCCGTTGCAGAGCTTTTACTGGATCAGCGCCATCACCTGTTCGCTGTAGCGCCCGCCAGCGGCCGCACCGGCCGGGAAGATCGCGTCCAGCTCCAGCAGTTCAGCGCTGGTCAGCGCCAGGTCCACGGCGGCGACGTTCTCTTCCAGGTACTTGCGCTGCTTGGTGCCGGGGATCGGCACCAGGTGCTCGCCCTGGGCCAGCACCCAGGCCAGCGCCAGTTGCGAGGGCTTCACCCCGCGGGCGGCGGCCAGCTCGGCGACCTTGTCCACCAGCAGCAGGTTCTTCGCGAAGTTCTCGCCGGTGAAGCGCGGGCTGGAGCGCCGGTAGTCGTCCTGCGCGAAGTCATCCGGGCTCTTCAGCGCGCCGGTGAGGAAGCCGCGGCCCAGCGGGCTGTAGGGCACGAAGCCGACACCCAGGCGTTCGCACGCGGCCAGCACGCCGTTCTCTTCCGGGTCGCGGGTCCACAGCGAGTATTCGCTCTGCAGCGTGGTGATCGGGTGGACCTTGTGCGCGCGTTCCAGGGTTTCTGCCGAGGCTTCGCTCAGGCCGAGGTAGCGAACCTTGCCGGCCTTCACCAGCTCGGCCAGGGTGCCGACGGTGTCCTCGATGGGCACCTTGGGGTCGACGCGGTGCTGGTAGTAGAGGTCGATGTGGTCGGTGCCCAGGCGCTTCAGGCTGCCTTCCACGGCCTGGCGGATGTACTCCGGGCTGCCGTTGGCGCCGCGCACCTGCGGCTGGTCAGGGGTGCGCACGATGCCGAACTTGGTGGCGAGGAACACCTGTTCGCGCTTGCCCTTCAGGGCGCGGCCGAGCAGTTCCTCGTTGGTGTGCGGGCCGTAGATGTCGGCGGTGTCGAGCAGGGTGACGCCCAGCTCCAGCGCGCGGTGCAGGGTAGCGATGGATTCGGCCTCATCGCTGCCGGTGGTGTAGAAGTCGGACATGCCCATGCAGCCGAGGCCGATGGCGGAGACGACGGGGCTTGCGAGCCCAGGCGGCGGGTCTTCATGCGGGGATTCTCCGGGTGGGGAAAGGGGCAGGACCATTCTTGTTGTTTGTCAGGCATGGATAAACCGGCAGATTGCGGTTTAACTATTCGGCCTGGATGAATAATCGGAGTGCGCCATGGACCGCTTGCAGGCCATGCAGGTCTACACCCGCATCGTCGAACTCAAGGCCTTCGGCAAGGCCGCGGACAGCCTGCAGATGCCGCGCGCCAGCGTGACCCAGCTGATCCAGCAACTGGAGACGCACCTGGGCGTGCAACTGCTGCGTCGTACCACGCGGCAGGTCAGCGTCACCGCCGATGGACAGGCTTATTACGAGCGCTGCGTGCGCCTGCTGGAGGACCTGGAGGAGGCGGAGAACTGCTTCTCCGACTCGCCCGACAACCCGCGCGGCAAGCTGCGCATCGACCTGCCCAGTTCGCTGGGACGGCTGGTGGTAATCCCGGCGCTGCCGCAGTTCTGCCGGCGCTACCCGCAGATCGAGCTCGAACTGAGCCTGAATGATCGCCAGGTGGACCTGGTGCGAGAAGGCGTCGATTGCGTGCTGCGTGCAGGCGAACTGCCGGATTCCAGTCTGGTCGGCCGGCGCATCGCCGAGCTGGAGCAACTGACCTGCGTGAGCCGCGCCTACGTGCAGGAGTTCGGCCTGCCCGAGCATCCGGAGCGGCTCGAAGGGCACCTGGCGGTCAATTACCAGTCGGCCTCCAGCGGGCGCATCTTCGACCTGGAGTTCCGCTTCGATGGCCAGCTGCGCACCCAGCGGCTGCCCAGCCGGATCGCGGTGAACAACGCCGACGCCTACATTGCCGCCTGCCGCGGCGGCTTCGGCATGATCCAGGCGCCGCGCTATCACCTGCACGAGGGCCTGGCCAGCGGCGAACTGGTGGAGGTGCTGCGCGCCTGGCAGCCGCCGCCGCTGCCGGTCAGCGTGCTGCACCCGGTGCGCCGGCAGATGTCGGGGCGCCTGCGGGTGTTCTCCGACTGGCTCGGCGGTTTGTTCGCGGCCGGCATCGGCTGAGTGGTCGCTTGTCGGAAAGCTGCCAGGCGCGGCTGCCGGCGTCACCGCGCTGGCTATGCTCAAGGCCGCCGTAGAGCGGTTCGCAGTCGCTGGAGTTGCGGCGTTTCTTTTCAACCACTCCCTGAAGGAAACGACCTAAATGAGCTTCGTCAAAGCGAAAGATGGCACTGAGATCTTCTACAAGGATTGGGGCAGCGGGCAGCCGGTGGTGTTCTCCCACGGCTGGCCGCTCAATGCCGACGCCTGGGACGCGCAGATGCTGTTCCTGGTGCAGAAGGGCTACCGGGTCATCGCCCACGACCGGCGCGGCCACGGCCGTTCGGGCCAGCCGGCCAACGGCAACGACATGGACACCTACGCCGATGACCTGGCGGCGGTGATCGATGCGCTGGACCTCAAGTCCGCCACGCTGGTGGGCCATTCAACCGGTGGCGGCGAGGTGACGCGCTACATCGGCCGGCATGGCACCAAACGTCTTTCCGGGGCGGTGCTGATCGGTGCGGTGCCGCCGCTGATGCTCAAGACGGCTGCCAACCCCGGCGGCCTGCCGATCGACGTGTTCGACGGCATCCGCAAGGGCGTGAAGGAAGACCGCTCGCAATTCTTCAAGGACCTGGCGGTGCCGTTCTACGGCTACAACCGGCCGGGTGCGAAGCAGTCCCAGGGCGTGATCGACAACTTCTGGCTGCAGGGCATGACCGGCGGGCACCTGGGCCAGTACCTGTGCATCCACGAGTTCTCCGAAGTGGACTACACCGAGGACCTGAAGAAGATCGACGTGCCAGCGCTGATCCTCCACGGCGACGATGACCAGATCGTGCCCATCGGCGCCGCCGGCCAGCGTTCGGTGGAGCTGGTGCAGAAGGGCGAGCTGAAAGTCTACAAGGGCGGCCCGCACGGCATGTGCACCACCCTGGCCGACCAGGTGAACGAGGACCTGCTGGGCTTCCTCAATCGCTGAGACGCCGCTGCCGGGGCCGCTGGGCCCCGGCACTCCACGAGTGAATCAGTGGCCGTCCGGGCGCCCGTTCACGGTGCGGTTGATGGCGCTCAGCGCGGTGTTGAAGCGCACCGTTTCGTTGAAGCTGCGGACGATGGCGCCGAAGCGCTCCTTGGCATCCACCAGTTGCTTGAAGCGTTCGGTCAGCTCGTTGTCCTTTTGCTGCAGCAGCGTCTCGCGGCCGTCCAGGTCGGCATGGCGAATACGCATCTGCGCCAGCTTGCGTTCCAGCTGGTCCTGCTCCGTCTGCAGCACCTCGCAACGCTTGCTGGTGGCGCGGTCACGACTGTCGACGGTCTCCGCCAGCGCCTGCAGGGTGGCGCTGCGTTCGGCGAGGGTGGCGGCCTGCTGCTCGCCGAGGCGGGTCAGCGCAGCCTTCTCCTGCTGTAACCGCTGCTCCCATTGGCGCAAGGCGTCTTCCCGTTCGTTGAGCAGGCGCTCGCGCTCATCGGCCTGTTCCTGGCGCGCGTCCAGCGTCTCGCGTTCCTTGATGGAGTCCAGGCGTTGCTGCGACAGGCCCTGGGCCATGCCGGCGAGGGAGTCGAGAGTGCTCTGCACGTCCTGCAGCACGTTTTCGGTGTCACTGGCGTCCTGCGAGACAACTGCTTGCAGCAACTGATCGGCCTGGCTGAGCGGGGTGTCGGGCGCGCCATCCGGCGTGACGATGGCATCGGGGGTGGGCCGGCTCGCTTCGCGTTGCAGGGCTTCATCGAGTTCGTCGAGCTGGTCGAGGGTGTGCTGTGCGCTCTGCTGCTGTTTCCGGGCGTAGTCCGTGGCGCCGGCCGAATAGGCGGATGCCTGGCTCGGCGTGGCACCCAGCGCGTCCGGCAGCTGGCCGGGCGGCAGGTCATAGAGCTGCGACAGGTGGTCCTGTGGGTGCGCGAAGGGCCGCTGCGGCTTCGGCTGGCCTGCGCCTTCGGCCGGTTCCTTGGAATTGCGAATGCTCATGCGGTTCTCCCGAAGCTGTTCCTGGTGAGGCGGGAAGCACCTGGAGCAGGGCTGCTGCCGGTTTCTGGCAGGGCGGGGCTCTGGGCAGGGGCTGTCTCGGGCGTCGGGTTGCATGGTGCGTTGCGGGCTTCTGCCTGGCGGGCGGGAACCGATTCCATCCGGCGCTGGGCGGCCTTGCTCGGCGGCGCCCAGAAGCAGTTTAGGTCGCCCCAGGCGGTTTGCCGGGAAAGAGGGGCGAGCAAAGGCGGGAGTGACGAACGGTCAGTGGCTAGCGGTGCTCCAGCACATTCAACAGCGTCCCCAACGGGTCACGCAGGAAGAAGCGCCGCACGCCCCAGGGCTCGACGGTCAGTGCGTAGGTGATCTCGTGGCCGCCCGCGTGGGCGCGCTCGTACACCTCGTCGAGATTGTCCACCTCGATGGACAGGTCCGGCACCGGCGCACCGGAGCCACCTTCGCTGGCCAGGCTCATCTGCGCCAGCGCGCTGTCGCCGCTGGCGAGGGTGATCAGCCAGCCGTGGTCCATCACCACGTCGAGGTCGAACAGCTCGCGGTAGAAACGCGCGACCTCGGCAGGCTGGCCGGTGGCGAGGTTGGCGACGATGCGGCGGACGGTCATGGCGGAGCTCCGAGGCGGGAGTCCGCCAGCATAGACGCTCAGTGCGCCGGGCGTGCCGGCGGCATGCGCCGACGGTGGATGCGGTAGAACTGGTAGAGCACGCCGACCACCAGCACCAGCAGCGCGACCATCACCGCCGTCTGCACTGGCGGGGAGTCCGGGCCCTGGCCGATGGGGCTGGACGGCGGCAGCCGGGACAGCGACTCGTTGAGCGTGGGGATCATCATCAGGAAGAAGCTGAAGCTCATCGCGCCGGTTTCCACGTATTCACGCAGCCCGCCGAGCGCGCTGATCCGCTGCGCGTAGCTGCCTGCCGCGATGGCAATCAGGCAGAGGATGCCGATGGCGTGGCCGGCGTTGAAGCCGCCGGTGCTGGACAGGCCGAAGGCCGTCAGCACGCCGAGGATCATTCCGTAGACATACCAGCGTCCGGCCGGGCTGCGCGGATCGATGCGCCCCGCCTGGTA
This region includes:
- a CDS encoding substrate-binding periplasmic protein, whose protein sequence is MILPSQAHRLPLLPRARLKRLVLLGLALASVPLAACEKTLRWDDDPPFSMQLPDGSVGGLYVELNRTVLERLGCEVRMVKLPWARALKELELGRLDVLPGAFRKPEREAYAWFSGTVLPPSRNILFVRRGLPQLGSLQQLSDLPGSDFRLGAQIDVSYGEPYRQLMADPDFAARVFFNPSRSNLWHMVDKGRIDGIIADEHSGQYELQQLGLAKRIEPTSVVVSAESAEVAFSKRTQDEDFVRRYAQTLKTLVDAGEDRRILQHYVSN
- a CDS encoding thermonuclease family protein, translating into MRFVPAALLVLSFLPLAGHADEECQVTAVFSGDQLTCQRADGGDTTIHLRGITAPELEQPFGQRSRAALVQLALGKSATLKHAEQLADGSLRAAVWVTPAECPNCGHTLDIGRAQLSIGLARWRQSDAQTPEEVGQYQFEEHEAKARRTNLWRKP
- a CDS encoding LysR family transcriptional regulator, producing the protein MDRLQAMQVYTRIVELKAFGKAADSLQMPRASVTQLIQQLETHLGVQLLRRTTRQVSVTADGQAYYERCVRLLEDLEEAENCFSDSPDNPRGKLRIDLPSSLGRLVVIPALPQFCRRYPQIELELSLNDRQVDLVREGVDCVLRAGELPDSSLVGRRIAELEQLTCVSRAYVQEFGLPEHPERLEGHLAVNYQSASSGRIFDLEFRFDGQLRTQRLPSRIAVNNADAYIAACRGGFGMIQAPRYHLHEGLASGELVEVLRAWQPPPLPVSVLHPVRRQMSGRLRVFSDWLGGLFAAGIG
- a CDS encoding alpha/beta fold hydrolase, giving the protein MSFVKAKDGTEIFYKDWGSGQPVVFSHGWPLNADAWDAQMLFLVQKGYRVIAHDRRGHGRSGQPANGNDMDTYADDLAAVIDALDLKSATLVGHSTGGGEVTRYIGRHGTKRLSGAVLIGAVPPLMLKTAANPGGLPIDVFDGIRKGVKEDRSQFFKDLAVPFYGYNRPGAKQSQGVIDNFWLQGMTGGHLGQYLCIHEFSEVDYTEDLKKIDVPALILHGDDDQIVPIGAAGQRSVELVQKGELKVYKGGPHGMCTTLADQVNEDLLGFLNR
- a CDS encoding VOC family protein: MTVRRIVANLATGQPAEVARFYRELFDLDVVMDHGWLITLASGDSALAQMSLASEGGSGAPVPDLSIEVDNLDEVYERAHAGGHEITYALTVEPWGVRRFFLRDPLGTLLNVLEHR